Genomic DNA from Candidatus Kryptobacter tengchongensis:
ATTGAAGTTCTAAAAAGTGTTGATTTAATAGCTTGCGAAGACACAAGGCGAACCATGATATTGCTTGAAAAATTTGGTATTGCAAAAAAACTAATAAGTTATTATAATTATAATGAAAGGCAAAGAGCAGAGGAATTAATCTCATATCTCAAATCAGGCAAAAACATCGCCCTTGTTTCTGATTCGGGAACACCGGGCATATCCGATCCTGGATATGCTTTGATCAGAAGAGCCATTGAGGAAAATATACAAGTGATACCAATACCAGGAGCAACCGCCTTCGTTTGTGCGCTTGTGGCAAGTGGATTGCCAATGGATGAGTTTGTCTTCGTCGGATTTTTACCCCATAAAAAAGGTAGAAAAACAAAGCTTCAAAAATTAGCACAGGAAGAAAGAACGGTGATTTTATACGAGTCCCCACATAGGGTTTTAAAAACTTTAAATGAAATTCTTGAAAATTTCGGCGATAGAGAAATAGCAGTAGCAAAAGAGTTAACAAAAATTCACGAAGAAATTTTTAGAGGCAAGATATCAGAAGTTTTAAAAAAATTAACGCCAGATAAAATTAAAGGTGAGTTCGTAATTGTAATTTCAGGAAAAACAAATTAGGAGGGAAAGTTATGAATAAACTTAAAATTCTCAAGCATTTCGCTGAGATCGCTCCCGTTTACCGCCATGTTAGAACACTTGACCCCGAGCCGATCTTCGCCATAAAAGATATCCTTGTAAAACATAAAAAATGGAAAAAACCGTTAAAAATTGCCGATATAGGAGCTGGAACGGGTAGATATACAGAACTTTTGATAAAAATTCTCAAACCCGAAAATGTTAAAACAATTCTCGTTGATGCAAGTTTTGAGATGCTCTCGGTGGGGAAAACACACATGGGAAGATACAACGCACACTTTGTAAATTCGCTCGCTGAACATCTCCCCTTTAAAAATGAGGTTTTTGATGTCATCATGGTTTTTAACGCAATTCATCACTTTGACTTTAAAAAGTTCATACGAGAGGCAAGAAGAATCTTAAAAACTGGTGGCTTTATCTTCATCTATACGAGGACACAAGAACAAAATAGAAATTCAATCTGGGGTCAATACTTTCCGAAATTCTCAGAAAAGGAATATCGCTTGTTCTGGAAAGATGAATTGATTAAAAAGATCAAAAGATTGAAAAATTTTAAAGTTATAAGTTACATTGAGTTTGAATATCCCCGCATCTCAACAATAGATGAACTTCTTAAAAAGGCATTTGCAAAACATTATTCTACTTTTTATCTTTATAAAGATGATGAATACGCCCAAGCGATTGAGATGTTTAAGGAAAATCTGATGAAATATTATGAGCCTGATGAGCAAATAATTCACACGGATGAAAATACACTTGTTGGCTTGAGAAAAATTAGCAGAGAATAAAATTGACATCAAATTTAATCCCAAAGAAACTTGAAACTTTTTATCTTAACACGATAGAAAAAATTCTTGGCTTTGTCCTGCATTTTAATTTGAATCCGAATTTTTTAACAACACTCGCACTTATCATTGGTATTTTTGCCGGATATTTTTTCGCGATAGGGAAATTTATAATAGCTGGGATTTTAACTCTGTTGAGCGGGATATTTGACACAGTTGATGGGAAAATTGCAAGATTAACAAACAGAGTTACAAAATTTGGAGCACTTTATGATTCAACGCTTGATAGATATGCAGAGGTGATCGTGTTTTTTGGGATAGGTGTTTACTTGATAAAGTATAATTTTTACATTACATCAGTCGCTGCCGTTTTCGCTATTGGTGGTTCAATGATGGTAAGCTATATAAGAGCAAGAGCTGAAGGGCTCGGATTTGAGTGCAACATCGGGTTTATGAGAAGAGCAGAAAGGATTGTTTTGTTAGGTTTTAGTTCGGTTTTCTATTTTTTGCATGATCATTTTGTAAGTTTTTTTGATTATGTTTTTGAAAAGATTAATTTTGATCTCCCCGCATATCCGCCTATGCCACTTTCAATCGCAATTTACATAATGGCTGTTCTTACAAATATAACGGCGTTTCAAAGACTCCATTACGTTTGGAAAAAATCAAAAGAAATAGAAAAACTCGCAACTCAACCTGAAAATGAATTTGCAACACAAAATAATAAAGAGGTGAAAAAATGATAAGGACAAAATCTGGAGCACAAATAAAAGAACCCATTGGGAAAGTTGGCGTGCTTTTACCTGGGCTCGGAGCTGTTGCGACAACTTTTATAGCTGGAACCCTACTTGTCCGCAAGGGTTTAGCATTACCAATTGGCTCGCTCACACAAATGGGAACAATTAGACTTGGGAAAAGGACTGAAAGAAGATTCCCAAAAATTAAAGATTTTGTCCCACTTGCGGATTTAAATGATCTTGTCTTCGGTGGATGGGATATTTTTGAGGACAATGCTTATGAATCAGCTCTAAAGGCAGGGGTATTGAGAAAAGAACATCTTGATCTTGTCAAAGATGAACTTGAACAAATAAAACCTATGAAAGCAGTATTTGATAAAAAATATGTTAAGAAACTTGACGGTCCCAATGTGAAAAAAGCGAAAGACAAATTTGAACTTGCTCAGATGTTAAGAGAGGATATAAAAAATTTCAAAGAGAAAAATAACTGTGATCGCCTTGTCATGATCTGGTGTGGAAGCACGGAGATTTACATGGAGCCAACCGAAGTTCATCAAACACTCTCTAAATTTGAAGAAGCGATGAAAAGAAATGATGATGCAATCTCGCCAAGCATGATCTACGCCTATGCGGCGATCGCAGAAGGTGTCCCATATGCAAACGGTGCACCAAATCTATCAGTTGATATCCCTGCTTTAATTGAGTTTGCAAAAGAGATGAATGTTCCAATCGCTGGAAAAGATTTTAAAACAGGTCAAACCCTTGTTAAAACAGTGATAGCACCAATGCTAAAGGCAAGAATGCTTGGGCTTACGGGGTGGTTTTCCGTCAATATCCTTGGCAACAGAGACGGCGAAGTCCTTGACGATCCAGACTCATTTAAAACGAAAGAAGTAAGTAAGCTTGGCGTTCTTGAGTATATCTTACAGCCAGAGCTTTACCCCGATTTATATGGAAATTACTATCATAAGGTGAGAATTAACTTTTATCCACCGCGTGGGGATGAAAAAGAAGCTTGGGATAACATTGATATATTTGGATGGCTTGGCTATCCGATGCAAATTAAAATAAATTTCCTCTGTCGGGATTCAATACTTGCAGCTCCAATTGTGCTTGATCTTGCCCTTTTCCTTGACCTTGCCCA
This window encodes:
- a CDS encoding CDP-diacylglycerol--glycerol-3-phosphate 3-phosphatidyltransferase; the encoded protein is MTSNLIPKKLETFYLNTIEKILGFVLHFNLNPNFLTTLALIIGIFAGYFFAIGKFIIAGILTLLSGIFDTVDGKIARLTNRVTKFGALYDSTLDRYAEVIVFFGIGVYLIKYNFYITSVAAVFAIGGSMMVSYIRARAEGLGFECNIGFMRRAERIVLLGFSSVFYFLHDHFVSFFDYVFEKINFDLPAYPPMPLSIAIYIMAVLTNITAFQRLHYVWKKSKEIEKLATQPENEFATQNNKEVKK
- a CDS encoding Ubiquinone/menaquinone biosynthesis C-methylase UbiE; this translates as MNKLKILKHFAEIAPVYRHVRTLDPEPIFAIKDILVKHKKWKKPLKIADIGAGTGRYTELLIKILKPENVKTILVDASFEMLSVGKTHMGRYNAHFVNSLAEHLPFKNEVFDVIMVFNAIHHFDFKKFIREARRILKTGGFIFIYTRTQEQNRNSIWGQYFPKFSEKEYRLFWKDELIKKIKRLKNFKVISYIEFEYPRISTIDELLKKAFAKHYSTFYLYKDDEYAQAIEMFKENLMKYYEPDEQIIHTDENTLVGLRKISRE
- a CDS encoding myo-inositol-1-phosphate synthase; the encoded protein is MIRTKSGAQIKEPIGKVGVLLPGLGAVATTFIAGTLLVRKGLALPIGSLTQMGTIRLGKRTERRFPKIKDFVPLADLNDLVFGGWDIFEDNAYESALKAGVLRKEHLDLVKDELEQIKPMKAVFDKKYVKKLDGPNVKKAKDKFELAQMLREDIKNFKEKNNCDRLVMIWCGSTEIYMEPTEVHQTLSKFEEAMKRNDDAISPSMIYAYAAIAEGVPYANGAPNLSVDIPALIEFAKEMNVPIAGKDFKTGQTLVKTVIAPMLKARMLGLTGWFSVNILGNRDGEVLDDPDSFKTKEVSKLGVLEYILQPELYPDLYGNYYHKVRINFYPPRGDEKEAWDNIDIFGWLGYPMQIKINFLCRDSILAAPIVLDLALFLDLAQRSGMHGIQEWLSFYFKSPMHAPTIYPEHDLFIQLMKLKNRLRHLMGEELITHLGLEYYD
- a CDS encoding 16S rRNA (cytidine1402-2'-O)-methyltransferase → MSGKLYIVSTPIGNLDDITLRAIEVLKSVDLIACEDTRRTMILLEKFGIAKKLISYYNYNERQRAEELISYLKSGKNIALVSDSGTPGISDPGYALIRRAIEENIQVIPIPGATAFVCALVASGLPMDEFVFVGFLPHKKGRKTKLQKLAQEERTVILYESPHRVLKTLNEILENFGDREIAVAKELTKIHEEIFRGKISEVLKKLTPDKIKGEFVIVISGKTN